From the Solanum lycopersicum chromosome 10, SLM_r2.1 genome, one window contains:
- the LOC101253241 gene encoding RING finger superfamily protein isoform X1 → MDQELHRNLVSGNGGFEPRYFRGLSTPFSFSLTRLASCFNLHNQSFDDYGDGVSYCDYGYSRPIVFLDVIWNLAFVLVSCFVLLTTLGEKPSTPLRLWIGGYALQCLLHVGFIWVEFQRRSFDDFDAGNFDGASSFSLLHSSSIMKRLESVNTVISSIWWVFGFYWIVMGGQELLQDSPRLYWLSVVFLAFDVFFMIFCIAMGIVVFFAFFCFFPFIATVAYAMRLGDGASENDIKTLPKYRYGQLNTSGNLVKMKTGEDHSISQLNSSASVPELALKPDDSECCICLYKYVEGAELCVLPCNHHFHNGCISKWLRINATCPLCKFNILRGDTLV, encoded by the exons ATGGACCAAGAATTGCATAGAAATTTAGTTAGTGGAAATGGTGGGTTTGAACCAAGATACTTTAGAGGTTTAAGTAcccctttttcattttctttaacaaGATTGGCCTCTTGTTTCAATCTTCACAATCAAAGTTTTGATGATTATGGTGATGGGGTttcttattgtgattatggGTATTCAAGACCTATTGTGTTTCTTGATGTGATATGGAATTTGGCATTTGTTTTGGTTTCTTGTTTTGTGTTATTGACTACTCTTGGAGAAAAGCCTTCTACTCCATTGAGGCTTTGGATTGGTGGTTATGCACTTCAGTGCCTCTTGCATGTTGGTTTTATTTGGGTTGAGTTTCAAAGAAggagttttgatgattttgatGCTGGGAATTTTGATGGGGCTTCTTCTTTTTCACTGCTTCACAGCAG CAGCATCATGAAGAGGTTGGAATCAGTCAATACTGTGATTTCATCAATCTGGTGGGTATTTGGCTTTTATTGGATTGTTATGGGTGGCCAGGAACTTCTGCAAGATTCACCTCGCCTTTACTG GTTATCAGTTGTTTTCCTAGCATTTGATGTGTTCTTTATGATCTTTTGCATTGCGATGGGAATTGTAGTCTTCTTCGCATTCTTTTGCTTTTTTCCATTTATCGCAACAGTTGCATATGCCATGAGACTTGGAGATGGAGCATCTGAAAATGATATCAAGACTCTTCCCAAGTATAGATATGGCCAACTAAATACTTCAGGGAACCTTGTAAAAATGAAGACAGGAGAAGATCACTCAATATCACAGCTCAATAGTAGTGCCTCTGTACCTGAGCTTGCTCTTAAACCAGATGATTCT GAATGCTGCATCTGCCTTTACAAATATGTAGAAGGGGCAGAGCTGTGTGTTCTTCCCTGCAATCATCATTTTCACAATGGATGCATTAGCAAATGGCTAAGGATCAATGCAACCTGTCCCCTCTGCAAATTCAATATTCTTAGGGGTGACACTCTAGTCTGA
- the LOC101253241 gene encoding RING finger superfamily protein encodes MDQELHRNLVSGNGGFEPRYFRGLSTPFSFSLTRLASCFNLHNQSFDDYGDGVSYCDYGYSRPIVFLDVIWNLAFVLVSCFVLLTTLGEKPSTPLRLWIGGYALQCLLHVGFIWVEFQRRSFDDFDAGNFDGASSFSLLHSSIMKRLESVNTVISSIWWVFGFYWIVMGGQELLQDSPRLYWLSVVFLAFDVFFMIFCIAMGIVVFFAFFCFFPFIATVAYAMRLGDGASENDIKTLPKYRYGQLNTSGNLVKMKTGEDHSISQLNSSASVPELALKPDDSECCICLYKYVEGAELCVLPCNHHFHNGCISKWLRINATCPLCKFNILRGDTLV; translated from the exons ATGGACCAAGAATTGCATAGAAATTTAGTTAGTGGAAATGGTGGGTTTGAACCAAGATACTTTAGAGGTTTAAGTAcccctttttcattttctttaacaaGATTGGCCTCTTGTTTCAATCTTCACAATCAAAGTTTTGATGATTATGGTGATGGGGTttcttattgtgattatggGTATTCAAGACCTATTGTGTTTCTTGATGTGATATGGAATTTGGCATTTGTTTTGGTTTCTTGTTTTGTGTTATTGACTACTCTTGGAGAAAAGCCTTCTACTCCATTGAGGCTTTGGATTGGTGGTTATGCACTTCAGTGCCTCTTGCATGTTGGTTTTATTTGGGTTGAGTTTCAAAGAAggagttttgatgattttgatGCTGGGAATTTTGATGGGGCTTCTTCTTTTTCACTGCTTCACAGCAG CATCATGAAGAGGTTGGAATCAGTCAATACTGTGATTTCATCAATCTGGTGGGTATTTGGCTTTTATTGGATTGTTATGGGTGGCCAGGAACTTCTGCAAGATTCACCTCGCCTTTACTG GTTATCAGTTGTTTTCCTAGCATTTGATGTGTTCTTTATGATCTTTTGCATTGCGATGGGAATTGTAGTCTTCTTCGCATTCTTTTGCTTTTTTCCATTTATCGCAACAGTTGCATATGCCATGAGACTTGGAGATGGAGCATCTGAAAATGATATCAAGACTCTTCCCAAGTATAGATATGGCCAACTAAATACTTCAGGGAACCTTGTAAAAATGAAGACAGGAGAAGATCACTCAATATCACAGCTCAATAGTAGTGCCTCTGTACCTGAGCTTGCTCTTAAACCAGATGATTCT GAATGCTGCATCTGCCTTTACAAATATGTAGAAGGGGCAGAGCTGTGTGTTCTTCCCTGCAATCATCATTTTCACAATGGATGCATTAGCAAATGGCTAAGGATCAATGCAACCTGTCCCCTCTGCAAATTCAATATTCTTAGGGGTGACACTCTAGTCTGA
- the LOC543517 gene encoding alpha-L-arabinofuranosidase precursor — translation MESRHSIHHVLLLVLFGLSALCQCSATGVEANQTAVLLVNASEASARRIPDTLFGIFFEEINHAGAGGLWAELVNNRGFEGGGPNVPSNIDPWSIIGDESKVIVSTDRSSCFDRNKIAVQVQVLCDHTGANICPDGGVGIYNPGFWGMNIEQGKSYKLVLYVRSEESVNVSVALTGSNGLQKLAAANIVAADVSSWTKVEILLEATGTDPNSRLELRSSKKGVIWFDQVSLMPTDTYKGHGFRKDLFGMLKDLKPAFIRFPGGCFVEGDWLRNAFRWKETIGQWEERPGHFGDVWNYWTDDGLGHFEFLQLAEDLDSLPVWVFNNGVSHHDQVDTSSILPFVQEILDGLEFARGDPTSTWGSIRAKMGHPEPFDLRYVAIGNEDCGKTQYRGNYLKFYTAIKDKYPDIKIISNCDGSTRPLDHPADLYDFHIYSSASSVFSNARHFDSAPRRGPKAFVSEYAVTGNDAGKGSLLAALGEAGFLIGVEKNSEAIEMASYAPLFVNDNDRRWNPDAIVFTSSQMYGTPSYWMQHFFKESNGATLLSSSLQANPSNSLIASAITWRNSLDNNDYLRIKVVNFGTTAVITKISLTGLGQNSLETLFGAVMTELTSNNVMDENSFREPNKVIPVKTQVEKVSDNMDVVLAPRSLNSIDFLLRKSINNNVDTASVLKSSC, via the exons ATGGAGTCAAGGCATTCCATTCATCACGTACTGCTTCTAGTTTTGTTTGGTTTGTCTGCCCTGTGCCAATGCTCTGCTACTGGGGTTGAAGCAAACCAGACAGCAGTACTGCTTGTGAATGCATCCGAAGCATCAGCAAGGAGAATACCTGATACCCTTTTTGGTATATTCTTTGAG GAGATCAATCATGCTGGTGCTGGTGGATTGTGGGCTGAGCTTGTCAACAATAGAG GTTTTGAAGGTGGAGGCCCAAACGTACCTTCAAATATTGATCCTTGGTCTATCATTGGAGATGAGTCCAAAGTGATTGTATCAACAGACCGTTCATCATGCTTTGATCGGAATAAAATTGCAGTTCAAGTGCAGGTGCTCTGTGACCATACAGGTGCCAATATCTGTCCAGATGGAGGAGTTGGCATCTACAACCCGGGATTCTGGGGCATG AATATTGAGCAGGGAAAGAGTTACAAACTAGTGCTTTATGTTCGTTCCGAAGAATCAGTCAATGTATCTGTCGCTTTAACTGGTTCAAATGGATTGCAAAAGCTGGCTGCTGCCAACATTGT AGCTGCTGATGTTTCAAGTTGGACGAAGGTGGAAATTTTGTTAGAAGCAACAGGAACAGATCCCAATTCAAGACTGGAATTGAGATCATCTAAGAAAGGTGTTATTTGGTTTGATCAAGTCTCATTAATGCCTACTGACACATACAAG GGGCATGGCTTCAGGAAAGATCTCTTTGGAATGCTTAAGGATTTAAAGCCAGCATTCATTAGATTTCCAG GTGGATGTTTTGTTGAAGGTGACTGGTTAAGAAATGCATTTCGGTGGAAAGAAACTATTGGACAATGGGAAGAGAGGCCCGGACATTTCGGTGATGTTTGGAATTACTGGACTGATGATGGACTTGGACATTTTGAGTTCCTGCAG CTTGCCGAAGACTTAGATTCACTGCCCGTGTGGGTTTTCAACAATG GAGTCAGTCACCATGATCAAGTTGACACTTCCAGTATTTTACCTTTTGTGCAA GAGATATTAGATGGTCTTGAGTTTGCAAGAGGTGATCCTACTTCAACATGGGGTTCTATTCGAGCCAAAATGGGACATCCAGAGCCTTTTGATTTGAGATATGTGGCTATCGGAAATGAGGATTGTGGAAAAACACAATACCGTG GAAATTACCTCAAGTTCTATACGGCCATCAAAGATAAATATCCAGATATTAAAATAATCTCAAACTGTGATGGTTCTACGAGACCACTGGATCACCCAGCTGATTTATATGATTTTCAT ATTTATAGCAGCGCAAGTTCTGTATTTTCTAATGCTCGCCATTTTGATAGTGCACCACGCAGAGGACCAAAG GCTTTTGTGAGTGAGTATGCCGTGACTGGAAATGATGCTGGAAAAGGTAGTCTTTTAGCAGCATTGGGTGAAGCTGGGTTCCTCATTGGGGTAGAAAAGAACAG CGAAGCAATTGAAATGGCAAGTTACGCACCCCTATTTGTTAATGACAATGACCGGAG GTGGAACCCAGATGCAATTGTCTTCACCTCTTCACAGATGTATGGAACGCCTAGTTATTGGATGCAGCACTTCTTCAAAGAGTCAAATGGCGCTACTCTTCTGAGTTCGTCATTACAAGCTAATCCTTCAAATTCACTTATAGCATCTGCCATCACTTGGCGAAATTCACTTGATAACAATGATTATTTGAGAATAAAG GTCGTGAACTTTGGAACCACTGCGGTTATAACTAAAATCTCTCTCACTGGATTGGGGCAGAACTCGTTAGAGACGTTATTTGGGGCTGTAATGACCGAGTTAACATCCAACAATGTGATGGATGAAAATTCCTTCAGAGAGCCTAATAAG GTAATACCTGTTAAAACACAAGTTGAGAAAGTTAGTGACAACATGGATGTTGTACTAGCTCCAAGATCTCTGAATTCAATTgactttttattaagaaaatcaataaaCAACAATGTTGATACTGCTTCTGTCCTTAAATCTTCATGCTAA